From one Hydrogenispora ethanolica genomic stretch:
- the arsM gene encoding arsenite methyltransferase yields MSFEVRQKVKEHYGNIAAKVNQNQGAGCGCGSGSCCEILDDPMSIYDAEYLKNLPKAAIQASLGCANPLVFAELKEGETIIDLGSGGGIDVLMAAKYVGPAGKVFGLDMTDEMLALANRNKERMGVTNVEFLKGYIEEIPLPDKSMDAVISNCVINLSEDKARVFAEIYRVLKPGGRVAIADIVTLKAIPERYRKQAEMWVSCLAGTLTVDKYQAIMTKVGFQKIEITPVHIYTKSVMESLLEENPQLRQGGETIDLAVIDGAFAGAQIKAWKEGE; encoded by the coding sequence ATGAGTTTTGAGGTTCGCCAAAAAGTAAAAGAACATTATGGAAATATTGCGGCCAAAGTGAATCAGAATCAGGGCGCGGGTTGCGGTTGCGGGAGCGGCTCATGTTGCGAAATACTGGATGATCCGATGTCCATTTATGATGCCGAATATCTGAAAAACTTGCCGAAAGCGGCCATCCAAGCCTCATTGGGCTGCGCCAATCCCTTGGTTTTCGCCGAGCTCAAGGAAGGCGAAACCATCATCGACTTGGGCAGCGGCGGCGGGATCGACGTCCTGATGGCCGCCAAATATGTCGGCCCGGCCGGTAAGGTTTTTGGCCTGGATATGACCGATGAGATGCTGGCCTTGGCCAATCGGAATAAAGAACGGATGGGCGTTACCAATGTCGAATTTCTCAAAGGGTATATTGAAGAGATCCCGTTGCCGGATAAAAGTATGGATGCGGTAATTTCCAATTGTGTGATTAATCTTTCCGAAGACAAAGCACGGGTGTTCGCCGAAATTTACCGCGTTCTCAAGCCGGGCGGCCGGGTTGCCATTGCGGATATCGTGACCCTCAAAGCGATCCCGGAGCGATACCGCAAGCAAGCTGAAATGTGGGTGAGTTGCCTAGCCGGAACATTGACAGTCGATAAATACCAAGCGATCATGACCAAAGTGGGGTTCCAAAAAATCGAGATTACTCCAGTACATATTTACACGAAGTCCGTTATGGAATCGCTCCTGGAAGAGAACCCTCAACTCCGTCAGGGTGGCGAAACTATCGACTTGGCAGTGATCGACGGAGCTTTTGCCGGAGCGCAGATCAAAGCGTGGAAAGAGGGTGAGTGA
- a CDS encoding ArsR/SmtB family transcription factor: MEKILDVFKALSDETRLRILNLLYEQELCVCDIMETLQISQSKASRHLIYLKNAGLATDRKQAQWAFYSITKDEKMKFIDSLVYDNLRQLEACRKDLENLHEWLKHKEYPCE; encoded by the coding sequence ATGGAGAAAATACTCGACGTATTTAAAGCACTGTCCGATGAAACGCGATTGCGGATCCTCAACCTGCTGTACGAACAAGAGCTATGCGTCTGCGACATTATGGAAACATTGCAAATATCGCAGTCCAAGGCTTCCCGGCATCTAATCTATTTAAAAAATGCCGGGCTGGCCACTGATCGTAAACAGGCTCAGTGGGCTTTTTATTCAATCACCAAAGATGAAAAAATGAAATTCATCGATAGCTTGGTCTATGATAATTTACGGCAATTGGAAGCATGCCGGAAAGACTTGGAAAATTTGCACGAGTGGTTGAAACACAAGGAATATCCTTGTGAGTGA
- the arsD gene encoding arsenite efflux transporter metallochaperone ArsD, which yields MAKMIIFDPAMCCATGVCGPSIDPELLRVSTVINNLTKNGIAVERHNLTNNPQIFVENQTVNQLLKEGVEVLPVTMVDGKVVKTKAYPTNEEFAEFLNIPEDYLNSTTEPESKGCCCEGGCC from the coding sequence ATGGCAAAAATGATTATTTTCGATCCGGCGATGTGTTGTGCAACGGGTGTATGCGGACCCTCCATCGATCCGGAACTATTACGGGTTTCCACAGTTATCAATAATTTGACCAAAAACGGCATTGCCGTCGAAAGGCATAACCTTACCAACAACCCGCAGATATTTGTCGAGAATCAAACCGTCAATCAGCTGCTGAAAGAGGGGGTTGAGGTTTTGCCGGTAACGATGGTGGACGGTAAGGTTGTGAAGACCAAAGCTTATCCCACCAATGAGGAGTTCGCCGAATTCTTGAATATTCCCGAGGATTATTTAAATAGCACAACTGAACCCGAATCGAAGGGCTGTTGTTGTGAAGGCGGTTGCTGTTAA
- a CDS encoding class I SAM-dependent methyltransferase: protein MGSKEYFDGVARKWDAMRQGFFSEAVREKAYQTAGIVPGKLAADLGAGTGFITAGLIDKGIAVIAMDQSEEMLAIIKERYGPSGLVDVQTGGAERLPIPDQTVDYTFANMYLHHVEDPPAAIGEMARILKPGGKLVITDLDEHDFTFLQTEQHDRWLGFKRDDLRQWFAGAGLKNVLVDCVGQNCCAASEGNCNEQASISIFVASGEK from the coding sequence ATGGGGAGCAAGGAATACTTTGACGGGGTGGCCCGGAAATGGGATGCTATGCGGCAGGGCTTCTTTTCGGAAGCGGTTCGTGAGAAAGCTTATCAGACGGCGGGGATCGTTCCCGGCAAATTGGCGGCCGATCTGGGAGCCGGAACCGGTTTTATCACCGCGGGACTGATTGACAAAGGGATTGCGGTTATCGCCATGGATCAATCCGAGGAGATGCTGGCAATCATCAAGGAACGATACGGTCCTTCCGGTTTGGTGGACGTTCAAACCGGCGGAGCCGAACGGCTGCCTATTCCCGATCAGACAGTGGATTATACTTTCGCCAACATGTATCTCCATCATGTGGAGGATCCGCCAGCCGCCATTGGCGAGATGGCCCGGATCTTAAAACCCGGTGGAAAACTGGTCATTACCGACCTCGATGAGCATGATTTTACATTCTTACAAACCGAACAGCACGACCGCTGGCTGGGTTTTAAACGGGATGACTTAAGACAGTGGTTCGCCGGAGCCGGACTGAAAAATGTCCTGGTCGACTGCGTTGGCCAAAACTGTTGCGCCGCGTCCGAAGGCAATTGCAACGAGCAAGCTTCCATCAGTATTTTTGTGGCATCCGGGGAGAAGTAG